One genomic window of Nakamurella panacisegetis includes the following:
- a CDS encoding SDR family NAD(P)-dependent oxidoreductase: MTIHGALDELLDVMVIPGYSSIGPALRKHWWPGDPRPFTGHPDIVVTGGGSGLGEAAALGLARLGARVHLVGRKAARLQAAADRMVTAVPDAQVITHEADISDLDSVASLAAELERSVPSLHALIHCAGLIPPERTLSAQGHELTFATHVLGPFALTVRLRTLLRADGDGRVIWVSSGGMYSSPLVSDLEFASGDYKGVRAYARTKRMQVSIAAMLGAAFDRDGDPVVHSMHPGWADTPGVTDSIPGFAKLVRPILRTAEQGADTIVWLSAAGEPATTTGQFFSDRRVRPTYYLRWKHDRPAVRRRLWLACEDALVASGFGEPII, translated from the coding sequence ATGACAATTCACGGCGCGTTGGACGAACTGCTCGACGTCATGGTGATCCCGGGCTACAGCTCGATCGGGCCGGCGTTGCGCAAGCACTGGTGGCCGGGCGATCCGAGACCGTTCACCGGCCACCCGGACATCGTGGTGACCGGTGGCGGGTCCGGCCTGGGCGAGGCGGCCGCGCTCGGGCTGGCCCGGCTCGGCGCCCGCGTCCACCTGGTCGGGCGCAAGGCCGCACGGCTGCAGGCCGCGGCCGACCGGATGGTCACCGCCGTCCCGGACGCGCAGGTGATCACGCACGAGGCCGACATCAGCGATCTGGACTCCGTCGCCTCGTTGGCCGCTGAGCTCGAGCGGAGCGTCCCATCGCTGCACGCCCTGATCCACTGCGCCGGGCTCATCCCGCCCGAGCGGACCCTCAGCGCCCAGGGCCACGAACTGACCTTCGCCACCCACGTGCTCGGCCCGTTCGCCCTGACCGTCCGGCTCCGGACGCTGCTGCGGGCCGACGGGGACGGCCGCGTCATCTGGGTGTCTTCCGGCGGCATGTACTCCTCGCCGCTGGTCAGCGACCTGGAATTCGCCTCGGGGGACTACAAGGGGGTCCGGGCCTACGCCCGGACCAAGCGCATGCAGGTGAGCATTGCCGCCATGTTGGGAGCCGCCTTCGATCGCGACGGCGATCCCGTCGTGCACAGCATGCATCCTGGCTGGGCCGACACACCCGGCGTCACCGACTCCATCCCGGGGTTCGCGAAACTGGTCCGTCCGATCCTGCGGACGGCCGAGCAGGGCGCCGACACCATCGTCTGGCTGTCCGCGGCCGGAGAGCCGGCCACCACCACCGGGCAGTTCTTCAGCGACCGTCGGGTCCGGCCGACCTACTACCTGCGCTGGAAGCACGATCGCCCGGCTGTGCGCCGGCGGCTGTGGCTGGCCTGCGAGGACGCGCTGGTCGCCTCCGGGTTCGGCGAGCCGATCATCTGA